The following are encoded together in the Naumannella cuiyingiana genome:
- a CDS encoding CoA transferase subunit A, whose amino-acid sequence MDKVVSSAAEAVADIGDKASLAVGGFGLSGVPEVLIQALHDAGVTDLEVMSNNCGVDQLGLGRLLMDKRVARVVASYVGENKEFARQYLSGELELELTPQGTLAERLRAGGSGIPAFYTATGTGTQVAEGGLPWRYDAEGNVIKASPPKETRTFTNADGNEQEFVLETALTPDFGLVRAWKGDRHGNLIYRESSRNFNPLAAMAGRVTIAEVEELVEPGDLDPDSIHTPGVFVQRVVALTPEQAADKPIEKRTVRPRGGDPGDKIEKEGDV is encoded by the coding sequence ATGGACAAGGTGGTCTCGTCCGCGGCGGAGGCCGTCGCAGACATCGGGGACAAGGCATCGCTGGCGGTCGGTGGGTTCGGACTCAGCGGCGTGCCGGAGGTATTGATCCAGGCGCTGCACGACGCCGGCGTCACCGATCTTGAAGTGATGTCGAACAACTGCGGCGTCGACCAGCTCGGACTCGGCCGGCTGCTGATGGACAAGCGCGTCGCGCGGGTGGTCGCCTCCTATGTCGGCGAGAACAAGGAGTTCGCGCGGCAGTACCTCTCCGGTGAGCTCGAGCTCGAGCTCACCCCGCAGGGCACCCTGGCCGAGCGGCTGCGGGCCGGCGGTTCCGGGATTCCCGCGTTCTACACCGCGACCGGAACGGGTACGCAGGTGGCCGAGGGCGGGCTGCCGTGGCGCTACGACGCCGAGGGGAACGTGATCAAGGCGTCGCCGCCGAAGGAGACGCGTACCTTCACCAATGCCGACGGCAACGAACAGGAGTTCGTGCTCGAAACTGCTCTCACGCCGGACTTCGGCCTGGTCCGGGCATGGAAGGGCGACCGGCACGGGAACCTGATCTATCGGGAGTCCTCGCGCAACTTCAATCCGCTCGCCGCGATGGCCGGGCGGGTCACCATCGCCGAGGTCGAGGAGTTGGTCGAGCCCGGTGATCTTGATCCCGACTCGATCCATACCCCGGGCGTCTTTGTCCAGCGCGTGGTCGCGCTGACCCCGGAACAGGCCGCGGACAAGCCGATCGAGAAGAGGACGGTACGCCCGCGCGGCGGCGACCCCGGCGACAAGATCGAGAAGGAGGGCGACGTCTGA
- a CDS encoding glycerophosphodiester phosphodiesterase family protein produces the protein MTATGSTPAHPWTSTTTRVIAHRGASADAPENTLAAVERAIDDGSAVVECDVQRTADGELVVLHDATLARTTDAGSVFPRRKPWNVADLTLDQVRRLDAGAWFGAEFAGQRVPTLREWIDAIGTRAGMLIEVKHPDRKPGIENDLAETLRASQWARRALHDGRLVVQSFDHDWLRHAYAPLGDGVPLGALCLARPSSRQVRAISEWADQLNPRLGATDRALVDAAHECGLSINVWTVNGTTDMRRLIDARVDGIITNKPAKLAALARKHGGLTVGA, from the coding sequence GTGACCGCAACCGGTTCCACTCCTGCCCACCCCTGGACCTCAACCACCACCCGCGTCATCGCGCACCGCGGCGCCTCCGCCGACGCCCCCGAGAACACCCTTGCCGCGGTCGAGCGCGCCATCGACGACGGCTCCGCCGTGGTCGAATGCGATGTGCAACGCACCGCCGACGGCGAGCTCGTGGTCCTGCACGATGCGACGCTCGCCCGCACCACCGACGCCGGCTCGGTCTTCCCTCGCCGCAAACCGTGGAACGTGGCCGATCTCACGCTTGATCAGGTACGCCGACTCGACGCCGGCGCCTGGTTCGGCGCCGAGTTCGCCGGGCAGCGCGTACCCACCCTGCGGGAGTGGATCGACGCGATCGGCACCCGCGCCGGAATGTTGATCGAGGTCAAGCATCCCGACCGCAAGCCCGGCATCGAGAACGATCTTGCCGAGACCCTGCGGGCCAGCCAGTGGGCCCGCCGCGCGCTGCACGACGGCCGCCTCGTGGTCCAGTCCTTCGATCATGACTGGCTGCGCCACGCCTACGCGCCCCTCGGCGACGGCGTACCGCTCGGCGCGCTCTGCCTCGCCCGCCCCAGCTCACGTCAGGTGCGCGCGATCTCCGAGTGGGCCGACCAGCTCAACCCCCGGCTCGGTGCCACCGACCGGGCGCTGGTCGACGCCGCCCACGAGTGCGGCTTGTCGATCAACGTCTGGACGGTGAACGGCACCACCGACATGCGCCGTCTGATCGACGCCCGCGTCGACGGCATCATCACCAACAAGCCCGCCAAGCTGGCCGCGCTGGCGCGCAAACACGGCGGGCTCACGGTGGGCGCCTGA
- a CDS encoding metallophosphoesterase — protein MAELPRARSNVLTTAGLVLGAGGACLAYGAFIESRAFRLREATARCLPPGSPSLRLLHVSDLHLAAGQRHKIDWVAGLAELDPDLVINTGDNLSGPFPERVLEAYAGLLGRPGAFVFGSNDYLAPVAKNPLRYLGGSSATHPQKPVSPERHLPWRPMRDAFRDAGWVDLTNARGELEVKGVRLALRGVDDPHIELDDYAAVAGPADPAALSIGLAHAPYRRILDEMARDHVDLILSGHTHGGQVCVPGFGAVITNCDIDRARVKGLSTHSADGWTSLLHVSAGLGMSPFAPYRFACPPEATLLTLLPR, from the coding sequence GTGGCTGAGCTGCCCCGCGCCCGGAGCAACGTCCTGACCACCGCCGGCCTCGTTCTCGGGGCCGGCGGTGCCTGTCTTGCCTACGGCGCATTCATCGAGTCCCGGGCGTTCCGGCTGCGCGAGGCGACCGCCCGGTGCCTGCCGCCCGGCTCGCCGTCATTGCGGCTGCTGCACGTGTCCGACCTGCACCTTGCGGCGGGCCAGCGGCACAAGATCGACTGGGTCGCCGGGCTCGCCGAGCTGGATCCGGATCTGGTGATCAACACCGGCGACAACCTGTCGGGCCCGTTCCCAGAACGCGTGCTCGAGGCGTACGCCGGGCTGTTGGGCCGGCCGGGCGCGTTCGTGTTCGGTTCCAACGACTACCTCGCCCCGGTCGCCAAGAATCCGCTGCGCTATCTCGGCGGCTCCAGCGCCACCCACCCGCAGAAGCCGGTCTCGCCCGAACGGCACCTCCCCTGGCGCCCGATGCGCGACGCCTTCCGGGACGCGGGCTGGGTCGACCTGACCAATGCCCGCGGTGAGCTGGAGGTGAAGGGGGTACGCCTCGCGCTCCGCGGCGTCGACGATCCGCACATCGAGCTCGATGACTACGCGGCGGTGGCGGGTCCGGCGGACCCCGCCGCCCTGAGCATCGGCCTCGCGCACGCGCCCTATCGCCGGATCCTCGACGAGATGGCGCGCGACCACGTCGACCTGATCCTCAGCGGGCACACGCACGGGGGCCAGGTCTGCGTACCCGGTTTCGGCGCCGTCATCACCAATTGCGACATCGACCGGGCCCGGGTGAAGGGCCTGTCGACCCACTCGGCCGATGGCTGGACCTCGCTCCTGCACGTCTCCGCGGGCCTCGGCATGTCGCCATTCGCGCCCTACCGGTTCGCCTGCCCGCCCGAGGCCACCCTGCTCACCCTGCTGCCCCGCTGA
- a CDS encoding transglycosylase domain-containing protein — MPNSSERGATLLYSLAMFGVVSVICGILVAGLMVPYAALATAGAKAGASTVEDLPEDLVIPPQSQRTSVYMADGKLLTNFYEDYRIYKPLDDISPTMVSAQLAIEDHRFYEHGPLDLTGTLRALVTNVGGGDTQGGSSITQQYVKMAQIDIAKRNNDQAGIARAQESTIQRKIQELRYAIALEKQLSKDDIIERYLNIAMYGPSVYGVEAAAQVYFDKSAKDLDLAESAFLAGLVQNPTRTDPADNPDAALERRNVVLNRMAELQLVTRDEAAKAKEEKFDPKKIERPTNNCANSRYPFLCDYVKKTITTNPMYGETPEDRENLLLRGGLEIQTEIDPKAQDAAEKAVADMISPKDPALGVMSQIQPGTGLIIAMAQSRPEMGNKPGQTFYNYAVSREMGGAEGYQMGSTFKAFTAAAAIEKGIPLSQTYASPSGMEFKGRTMQTCNGPVKSNQYDPKNSTRSGTFNMRQATAYSVNTYFVQLQLAAGNCRVAQMADKAGLQLSQGGTLVDPGPTANEKDPMGYDNYTSLTLGIADVTPLSVAEAYATFAARGKHCKPIIIKAMKDSNGKDVKVPSADCKQVMDQGVADATTELLRGVMNGTGAPARIPGGYPQAGKTGTIDSNSAVWFAGYTPEVAGAAMIAVDKTNDYWDNRRKSLKGMRLPESGTYLAGSGGGDAGRGIYAPAMEKALEGKPRTGFKQASSKFTQGKNVDVPSTSGMSASQARETLEGAGFNVARQSVYSSQPSGSYLGTSANGSAKAGQTIYLMYSKGPRPKPAPAPAPKKEPEKKDDKKPEKKDEKPADKPQTPSDSGGG; from the coding sequence ATGCCCAACAGCTCCGAGCGCGGCGCGACGCTGCTGTACTCCTTGGCCATGTTCGGTGTCGTCAGCGTGATCTGCGGCATCCTCGTCGCTGGCCTGATGGTGCCCTATGCCGCGCTGGCGACCGCCGGCGCGAAGGCCGGCGCCTCCACCGTGGAGGACCTGCCGGAGGATCTGGTGATCCCGCCGCAGTCCCAGCGGACCTCGGTCTACATGGCCGACGGCAAGCTGTTGACCAACTTCTACGAGGACTACCGGATCTACAAGCCGCTCGACGACATCTCGCCGACGATGGTCTCGGCGCAGCTCGCGATCGAGGATCACCGCTTCTACGAGCACGGACCGCTCGACCTGACCGGTACGCTGCGCGCCCTGGTCACCAATGTCGGCGGCGGCGACACCCAGGGCGGCTCGTCGATCACCCAGCAGTACGTGAAGATGGCGCAGATCGACATCGCCAAGCGCAACAACGACCAGGCCGGGATCGCTCGGGCGCAGGAGAGCACGATCCAGCGCAAGATCCAGGAGTTGCGCTACGCGATCGCGCTGGAGAAGCAGCTCAGCAAGGACGACATCATCGAGCGATACCTGAACATCGCGATGTACGGTCCGTCGGTCTACGGCGTCGAGGCCGCCGCGCAGGTCTACTTCGACAAGTCGGCGAAGGATCTCGATCTGGCCGAGTCGGCCTTCCTGGCCGGCCTGGTGCAGAACCCGACCCGGACCGACCCGGCGGACAACCCCGACGCCGCCCTGGAGCGCCGCAATGTGGTGCTGAACCGGATGGCCGAGCTGCAGCTCGTCACCCGCGACGAGGCGGCGAAGGCCAAGGAAGAGAAGTTCGACCCGAAGAAGATCGAGCGGCCGACCAACAACTGCGCCAACTCGCGCTATCCCTTCCTCTGCGACTACGTCAAGAAGACGATCACCACCAACCCGATGTACGGCGAGACCCCGGAGGATCGGGAGAACCTGCTGCTGCGCGGCGGGCTGGAGATCCAGACCGAGATCGACCCCAAGGCCCAGGACGCCGCGGAGAAGGCCGTCGCCGACATGATCTCCCCGAAGGACCCGGCCCTGGGCGTGATGAGCCAGATCCAGCCCGGCACCGGCCTGATCATCGCGATGGCCCAGAGCCGCCCGGAGATGGGCAACAAACCCGGCCAGACGTTCTACAACTACGCCGTGTCGCGCGAGATGGGCGGCGCCGAGGGCTACCAGATGGGCTCCACCTTCAAGGCCTTCACCGCCGCCGCGGCGATCGAGAAGGGCATCCCGCTCTCGCAGACATACGCGTCACCTTCCGGAATGGAGTTCAAGGGACGCACAATGCAAACCTGCAACGGACCGGTGAAGTCCAATCAGTACGACCCGAAGAACTCGACCCGCAGCGGCACCTTCAACATGCGCCAGGCGACGGCGTACTCGGTGAACACCTACTTCGTCCAGTTGCAGCTCGCCGCAGGCAACTGCCGAGTGGCGCAGATGGCCGACAAGGCGGGCCTGCAGCTCTCCCAGGGCGGCACGCTCGTTGATCCTGGGCCGACCGCCAACGAGAAGGATCCGATGGGCTACGACAACTACACGTCGTTGACCCTGGGTATCGCCGATGTCACACCGCTGTCCGTCGCGGAGGCGTACGCGACCTTCGCCGCGCGCGGCAAGCACTGCAAGCCGATCATCATCAAGGCGATGAAGGACTCCAACGGCAAGGACGTCAAGGTGCCGAGCGCCGACTGCAAGCAGGTCATGGACCAGGGAGTCGCCGACGCCACGACCGAGCTGCTGCGCGGCGTGATGAACGGCACCGGCGCGCCGGCCAGGATCCCCGGGGGCTACCCGCAGGCGGGCAAGACGGGCACCATCGACTCCAACAGCGCGGTGTGGTTCGCGGGCTACACCCCGGAGGTCGCCGGTGCGGCGATGATCGCCGTCGACAAGACGAACGACTACTGGGACAACCGCCGTAAGAGCCTCAAGGGGATGCGCCTGCCGGAGAGCGGCACCTACCTCGCCGGTTCGGGCGGTGGCGACGCCGGCCGCGGCATCTACGCACCGGCGATGGAGAAGGCGCTCGAGGGCAAGCCGCGTACCGGATTCAAGCAGGCGTCGTCGAAGTTCACCCAGGGCAAGAATGTCGACGTCCCGTCCACCAGCGGGATGAGCGCCTCGCAGGCGCGGGAGACCCTGGAGGGCGCAGGCTTCAACGTGGCGCGGCAGAGCGTGTACTCCAGCCAGCCGTCCGGCAGCTACCTCGGGACCTCGGCCAATGGCAGCGCGAAGGCGGGCCAGACGATCTACCTGATGTATTCGAAGGGGCCGCGGCCGAAACCCGCCCCGGCCCCGGCGCCGAAGAAGGAGCCGGAGAAGAAGGACGACAAGAAGCCGGAGAAGAAGGACGAGAAGCCCGCGGACAAGCCGCAGACCCCGAGCGATTCGGGCGGTGGCTGA
- a CDS encoding WhiB family transcriptional regulator: MAQLVAEWTLQAKCAGSKDALFVEGARQRDARQVCAGCDVRRECLAEALDNRIEWGIWGGMTERERRHLLRSRTDVESWKAMLAGD, from the coding sequence ATGGCCCAGCTTGTCGCCGAGTGGACCCTGCAGGCCAAGTGTGCCGGGTCGAAGGACGCCCTGTTCGTCGAGGGCGCCAGGCAACGCGACGCGCGCCAGGTCTGTGCCGGTTGTGACGTCCGCCGGGAGTGCCTCGCCGAGGCCCTGGACAACCGGATCGAATGGGGAATCTGGGGCGGGATGACCGAGCGGGAGCGCCGGCATCTGCTGCGCTCGCGTACCGATGTCGAATCCTGGAAGGCGATGCTCGCGGGGGATTGA
- a CDS encoding PIN domain-containing protein, whose product MRLPVFLDTNVIDPVSLADTLMRLAEVDVIRPHWSADVMAELVRNLGKRLPRENAAKRALAMEAAFPEAMVTGYESLVDGMTNDPKDRHVLAAAVHSDCQVIVTFNTGDFPDDSLAPHDLVAVHPDAFLLDQLELYPQLVRRSLQRQSAATARPRLTLLELIEHFERIGLRGFATELRRSWPDLTG is encoded by the coding sequence GTGCGTTTGCCTGTCTTCCTCGACACGAACGTCATCGACCCGGTCTCGCTTGCCGACACCCTCATGAGGTTGGCGGAAGTCGACGTGATCCGACCACACTGGTCGGCCGATGTCATGGCCGAGTTGGTTCGAAACCTGGGCAAGCGCCTGCCCCGGGAGAATGCAGCCAAGCGCGCACTCGCGATGGAGGCCGCCTTCCCCGAAGCAATGGTCACCGGCTACGAAAGCTTGGTCGATGGGATGACCAACGACCCCAAGGACAGGCATGTTCTGGCCGCTGCAGTCCACTCCGACTGCCAGGTGATCGTCACCTTCAACACCGGCGACTTTCCTGACGACTCCCTCGCGCCCCACGACCTTGTCGCGGTTCACCCAGATGCGTTCCTGCTGGATCAACTGGAGCTCTATCCGCAACTCGTCCGCCGGTCGCTGCAGCGACAGTCCGCGGCTACCGCGCGGCCGCGCCTGACGCTGCTGGAACTGATTGAGCACTTCGAACGGATCGGACTGCGCGGGTTTGCCACCGAGCTGCGCCGCAGCTGGCCCGATCTGACAGGTTGA
- a CDS encoding helix-turn-helix domain-containing protein, translated as MGTPTPRRSTTVRGPKTYVPSPESESAIEKFAAQLEALTEASADRPALIGPHNELIPLPPEAFEVLAQVYEAMKRGLAIHVAPLNAQLTTQEAANYLGISRPTLVKLLESGAIPFIKPGRHRYVRIDDLIEYAEQLRTRRSENLDQMARDAEDDDLYELLDGPPPKMR; from the coding sequence ATGGGCACTCCTACCCCACGACGCTCCACAACCGTCCGCGGCCCCAAGACCTATGTCCCCTCCCCCGAGTCGGAATCCGCCATCGAGAAGTTCGCCGCACAACTCGAGGCGCTGACCGAGGCCAGTGCCGATCGGCCCGCGCTGATCGGCCCCCACAATGAGCTGATTCCGCTGCCCCCGGAAGCCTTCGAGGTGCTGGCGCAGGTCTATGAGGCAATGAAGCGCGGTCTCGCCATCCATGTGGCGCCCCTGAACGCCCAGCTCACCACCCAGGAGGCGGCCAACTACCTCGGCATCTCACGCCCCACCCTGGTGAAGCTCCTCGAGTCGGGAGCCATCCCGTTCATCAAGCCCGGTCGCCATCGATACGTGCGCATCGACGACTTGATCGAGTACGCCGAGCAGTTGCGCACCAGACGATCCGAGAACCTGGACCAGATGGCACGAGACGCAGAGGACGATGACCTCTACGAGCTGCTCGACGGCCCCCCACCCAAGATGCGGTGA
- a CDS encoding ArsA family ATPase has protein sequence MNPPDRLDLDAVIADRGIEVLICCGSGGVGKTTTSAALALRAAERGRRVVCLTIDPARRLAQSLGLGELDNTPRPVTGIDTSAGGSLDAMMLDMKRTFDEVVLAHSTPEKAQQILANPFYEALSTSFSGTQEYMAMEKLGQLHAEARSGGRWDLIVVDTPPARSALDFLDAPEHLSRLLDGRILKLLLAPAKGPFRLMGVGMSMVTNALSKILGAQVLADVQTFVAAFETLFGGFGERARRTRAALAGPQTSFLVVASPTRDALREATYFVERLREERMPLAGVVINRVHSSELDLSAGRAEAIAEDLDPATHQAQIHALRRHAARMTEIDTERRLLDRFRAVAAGVPMAYVPDQGSDVTSTDDLRAIRFAEWAG, from the coding sequence ATGAACCCTCCCGATCGGCTCGACCTGGACGCGGTGATCGCCGACCGCGGCATCGAGGTGCTGATCTGTTGCGGCTCCGGCGGCGTCGGCAAGACGACGACCTCGGCTGCGCTCGCATTGCGGGCCGCCGAGCGGGGCCGCCGGGTGGTCTGCCTGACCATCGACCCGGCGCGCCGGCTGGCGCAGTCGTTGGGGCTCGGCGAGCTGGACAACACCCCGCGCCCGGTGACCGGGATCGACACGAGCGCGGGCGGTTCGCTGGACGCGATGATGCTCGACATGAAGCGCACCTTCGACGAGGTGGTGCTCGCCCACTCCACGCCGGAGAAGGCCCAACAGATCCTGGCGAATCCGTTCTACGAGGCGCTGTCGACGAGCTTCTCGGGTACGCAGGAGTACATGGCCATGGAGAAGCTCGGCCAGTTGCATGCCGAGGCCCGCTCCGGCGGTCGCTGGGACCTGATCGTCGTCGACACGCCACCGGCACGTTCCGCCCTGGACTTCCTCGACGCGCCGGAACACCTGAGCCGGCTGCTCGACGGGCGGATCCTGAAGCTGCTGCTGGCGCCGGCCAAGGGCCCGTTCCGGCTGATGGGCGTCGGGATGAGCATGGTCACGAACGCGCTGTCCAAGATCCTCGGCGCGCAGGTGTTGGCCGACGTGCAGACCTTCGTGGCGGCCTTCGAGACGCTGTTCGGCGGGTTCGGCGAGCGCGCCCGGCGTACCCGCGCGGCCCTGGCCGGGCCGCAGACGTCGTTCCTGGTGGTGGCCAGCCCGACCCGCGACGCGCTGCGCGAGGCGACCTATTTCGTCGAACGTCTGCGCGAGGAACGGATGCCACTCGCCGGGGTGGTGATCAATCGAGTGCACTCCTCCGAACTCGATCTGTCGGCCGGGCGGGCCGAGGCGATCGCCGAGGATCTCGATCCGGCGACCCACCAGGCGCAGATCCATGCGCTGCGCCGGCACGCCGCCCGGATGACCGAGATCGACACCGAGCGCCGCCTGCTGGACCGGTTCCGGGCCGTCGCCGCCGGCGTACCGATGGCCTATGTGCCCGACCAGGGCAGCGACGTGACCAGCACCGACGACCTGCGCGCGATCCGCTTCGCCGAATGGGCCGGTTGA
- a CDS encoding ArsA-related P-loop ATPase, producing the protein MSLPPLLAPALHVISGKGGTGKTTVAAGLACALAAGGRRVLVCEVEGRQGLAEAFGVPPLKASEEPRLALLPDGGEVFGLNVDAEDALAEYLATFYRLGIAARAMDRFGLFDFATSIAPGLRDVLLTGKVYEAVRRRARGRPNSYDAVVLDAPPTGRIGSFLNVHSAISGLAKVGPIRNQADSIVSLMRSPATVVHLVTLLEDMPVTETIEAVDDLAPTGIRVGSVIGNRIRATPMSDDDLAAAAAGTLDLAVPGLSEAQDTALRAEFAEDAGLIIDERERYERLLSLGLPLVTVPTIPGGIDRGAVITIADRLREKLGAAA; encoded by the coding sequence ATGAGCCTCCCGCCGCTGCTCGCGCCCGCGTTGCACGTGATCAGCGGCAAGGGCGGGACCGGCAAGACGACCGTCGCGGCGGGGCTGGCCTGCGCGCTGGCGGCGGGCGGTCGGCGGGTGCTGGTGTGTGAGGTGGAGGGCCGCCAGGGGCTGGCCGAGGCGTTCGGCGTACCGCCGTTGAAGGCGAGCGAGGAACCGCGGCTGGCGCTGTTGCCGGACGGCGGCGAGGTGTTCGGGCTGAACGTGGATGCCGAGGACGCGCTGGCGGAGTACCTGGCGACGTTCTACCGGCTCGGGATCGCCGCGCGGGCGATGGATCGGTTCGGGCTGTTCGACTTCGCCACCTCGATCGCGCCGGGACTGCGGGACGTGTTGCTGACCGGCAAGGTCTACGAGGCGGTACGCCGTCGCGCGCGCGGGCGCCCGAACAGCTACGACGCCGTCGTGCTGGACGCACCGCCGACGGGCCGGATCGGGTCCTTCCTCAATGTGCACTCGGCGATCTCCGGGCTGGCCAAGGTCGGCCCGATCCGCAACCAGGCCGACTCGATCGTGTCGTTGATGCGCTCCCCGGCGACGGTGGTGCATCTGGTGACGCTGCTGGAGGACATGCCGGTGACGGAGACGATCGAGGCGGTCGATGATCTTGCCCCGACCGGGATCCGGGTCGGGTCGGTGATCGGCAACCGGATCCGGGCCACTCCGATGAGCGACGATGATCTTGCCGCGGCGGCCGCCGGAACGCTCGATCTGGCCGTGCCCGGGCTGAGCGAAGCGCAGGACACGGCACTGCGGGCCGAGTTCGCCGAGGACGCCGGGTTGATCATTGACGAGCGGGAGCGCTACGAGCGGCTGCTCTCCCTCGGCCTGCCGTTGGTCACCGTGCCGACGATTCCGGGTGGCATCGACCGCGGCGCGGTGATCACCATCGCCGACCGGCTGCGCGAGAAGCTGGGAGCAGCGGCATGA
- a CDS encoding DUF4177 domain-containing protein, protein MTKWEYATVPVLVHATKQILDNWGADGWELVQVVPGPNPENLVAYFKRPLG, encoded by the coding sequence ATGACCAAGTGGGAGTACGCAACCGTGCCCGTCCTGGTGCACGCCACCAAGCAGATTCTGGACAACTGGGGTGCCGACGGCTGGGAACTGGTGCAGGTCGTGCCCGGCCCCAATCCCGAGAACCTGGTCGCCTACTTCAAGCGGCCGCTCGGCTGA
- a CDS encoding RidA family protein, which produces MGTPAQRLAELGIELPPVVAPIAAYTPAVVVGNQLYTSGQVPMVDGALAATGKLGAGIGVEQGQRLARICALNALAALAEAAGGIDNVARIFKLTVFVASDPSFGDQAKVGNGASELVGEVFGEQGRHARSAVGVTVLPLDAPVEVEMIGLLA; this is translated from the coding sequence ATGGGTACGCCCGCGCAACGCCTCGCCGAGCTGGGCATCGAGCTGCCGCCGGTGGTCGCCCCGATTGCCGCCTACACGCCCGCCGTGGTGGTGGGCAATCAGCTCTACACCTCCGGTCAGGTGCCGATGGTCGACGGAGCGCTCGCCGCGACCGGGAAGCTCGGCGCCGGGATCGGCGTCGAGCAGGGTCAACGGCTGGCCCGGATCTGCGCGCTCAACGCCCTGGCGGCTCTCGCCGAGGCCGCCGGCGGGATCGACAATGTCGCCCGGATCTTCAAGCTCACGGTCTTCGTGGCCAGCGACCCGTCCTTCGGCGACCAGGCAAAGGTGGGCAACGGTGCGAGCGAACTGGTCGGCGAGGTGTTCGGCGAGCAGGGTCGGCACGCCCGCAGCGCCGTCGGCGTCACCGTGCTCCCGCTGGATGCGCCGGTCGAGGTCGAGATGATCGGACTGCTCGCCTGA
- a CDS encoding NUDIX hydrolase, translating into MASSRDVLSRLRRTRLPAEPVLPDPAARADPSASVLLVRPGEADGLEVWLMRRHARMAFAAGMAVFPGGRQEPADVAGPDPLRACAVRELAEETTVEVAPGDLFPWARWITPRTEPRRYDTWFYLAVLPPGARAEDVSGEADAAFWCRPADALARADAGELALMPPTRASLLELADHHDLASLLAAARTRVVEPVRPEVVRDGDGWLLAYPTPDDHDEELR; encoded by the coding sequence ATGGCGTCCTCGCGTGATGTGTTGAGCCGGCTGCGGCGAACGCGGCTGCCGGCAGAACCGGTGCTGCCGGATCCCGCCGCGCGCGCCGACCCGTCGGCCAGCGTCTTGCTGGTGCGGCCCGGGGAGGCTGACGGGCTGGAGGTGTGGTTGATGCGTCGGCACGCCCGGATGGCCTTCGCGGCCGGCATGGCCGTCTTCCCCGGCGGCCGGCAAGAGCCGGCCGATGTCGCCGGGCCGGACCCGCTGCGCGCCTGCGCGGTCCGCGAGCTGGCCGAGGAGACGACAGTGGAGGTGGCGCCGGGCGACCTGTTCCCGTGGGCGCGTTGGATCACCCCGCGTACCGAGCCGCGTCGCTATGACACCTGGTTCTATCTGGCGGTGCTGCCGCCGGGCGCCCGGGCCGAGGACGTGTCGGGGGAGGCCGACGCGGCATTCTGGTGCCGACCCGCCGATGCGCTGGCCCGCGCCGACGCCGGCGAGCTGGCGCTGATGCCGCCGACCCGGGCGTCGCTGCTGGAGCTGGCCGATCATCACGACCTGGCATCCCTGCTGGCGGCCGCCCGCACGCGCGTGGTGGAGCCGGTACGCCCGGAGGTGGTCCGCGACGGCGACGGGTGGCTGTTGGCGTACCCGACACCGGATGATCATGACGAGGAGTTGCGATGA
- a CDS encoding MBL fold metallo-hydrolase, with amino-acid sequence MIDRVLAPNPGPMTLDGTNTWLLGDPAGPRVVVDPGPDDDAHLDAIASAAPGGIAEIWLTHHHHDHLDAVPEFADLTGALVRSWWDPDRLGVVLDRWERLADGQRLAASGLAVTVLHIPGHTSDSVGFLVAGEEPVLLTGDMVLGRGTTVIMHPDGDLGAYLASLARMRAAVDDHAIRSLLPGHGPVVDEPAGVLDHYRRHREQRLDQVRTALAGGAETAEQVVDTVYADTDPAVREAALSSVRAQLAYLREIS; translated from the coding sequence ATGATCGATCGCGTGCTCGCTCCGAATCCGGGGCCGATGACGCTCGACGGCACGAACACCTGGCTGCTCGGCGATCCCGCCGGACCGCGGGTGGTGGTCGATCCGGGCCCCGACGACGACGCGCATCTGGACGCGATCGCCTCGGCCGCCCCCGGCGGGATCGCCGAGATCTGGCTGACCCACCATCACCATGATCATCTGGATGCGGTGCCGGAGTTCGCCGACCTGACGGGCGCGCTGGTCCGCTCCTGGTGGGATCCGGACCGGTTGGGGGTGGTCCTGGACCGCTGGGAGAGGCTCGCCGACGGGCAGCGGCTCGCCGCCAGCGGCCTCGCCGTCACCGTGCTGCACATCCCGGGCCACACCTCGGACTCGGTCGGCTTCCTGGTCGCGGGCGAGGAGCCGGTGCTGCTCACCGGCGACATGGTGCTCGGCCGCGGCACGACCGTGATCATGCACCCGGACGGTGACCTTGGCGCCTACCTCGCCTCGCTCGCCCGGATGCGCGCCGCCGTCGATGATCATGCGATCCGGTCGCTGCTGCCCGGGCACGGGCCGGTCGTGGACGAACCCGCCGGCGTGCTTGATCATTACCGGCGACACCGCGAACAGCGGCTCGACCAGGTACGCACCGCGCTCGCCGGCGGTGCGGAGACGGCCGAGCAGGTCGTCGACACCGTCTACGCCGACACCGACCCGGCCGTCCGCGAGGCGGCGCTGTCGTCGGTGCGGGCGCAGTTGGCGTACCTGCGCGAGATCAGTTGA